One Brevibacillus choshinensis genomic window carries:
- a CDS encoding ArsR/SmtB family transcription factor, translating to MAENEEEMGQAVKVYKALGEPTRLKIALLLAKESNQCFTAIGERLETVAGSTLSHHLKQLTDSGLINSRKNGSYIHYSVNQEVAEKFAPYLLA from the coding sequence ATGGCTGAAAACGAAGAAGAAATGGGGCAGGCGGTCAAAGTATACAAAGCTTTAGGTGAACCCACGCGTTTAAAAATCGCTTTGCTGCTAGCAAAGGAGAGTAATCAATGCTTTACTGCTATTGGCGAAAGACTCGAAACGGTGGCTGGCTCAACGTTGTCGCATCATCTGAAGCAATTAACCGACTCTGGCTTAATCAATTCGCGTAAGAATGGATCGTATATTCACTATAGTGTTAATCAAGAAGTTGCAGAGAAATTTGCGCCTTATTTGCTGGCGTAA
- a CDS encoding NAD(P)/FAD-dependent oxidoreductase — MQRFIVVGAGILGASTAYQLAKRGADVIIVDRKDKGQATDAAAGIICPWLSQRRNQAWYKLAKEGARFYPSLIEDLQRDGEMHTGYARVGALSIHRDIEKLIELEKRALKRREDAPEVGEITQLTPSEANALFSPLAENYAAVHINGAARVDGRALRDALLSAAIKNGATLLNGEATLQYSGTCVTGVIVEDTPIYSDKVIVCAGAWANELLKPLGVDFKVSFQKAQIVHLELPEADTDNWPVVIPPNDQYLLAFDDKRIVIGATHENNMKGFDTRITAGGLQEVFNKALEIAPALANSTFLEARVGFRPFTPGFLPVIGALPGWERIFVANGLGASGLTMGPYIGLQLAKLALGLEIDIHLENYDVAGAIGD; from the coding sequence ATGCAAAGGTTTATTGTAGTTGGTGCGGGGATTCTAGGAGCTTCTACTGCCTATCAATTGGCAAAAAGAGGCGCAGACGTGATCATCGTTGACCGGAAAGATAAAGGACAAGCAACTGATGCAGCTGCGGGGATTATTTGTCCGTGGTTATCACAGAGACGCAATCAAGCTTGGTATAAACTTGCAAAGGAAGGTGCACGTTTTTATCCATCCTTGATAGAAGATCTCCAAAGGGATGGAGAAATGCACACCGGTTATGCTCGTGTTGGTGCCCTCAGTATACACAGGGACATAGAAAAGCTTATTGAACTGGAAAAACGTGCATTAAAACGCAGAGAGGATGCTCCTGAAGTTGGGGAAATCACTCAGCTCACACCAAGCGAAGCAAATGCTTTGTTTTCTCCACTTGCCGAAAACTACGCCGCAGTACATATTAACGGAGCCGCCCGTGTCGATGGACGTGCCCTCCGTGATGCCCTTTTGAGCGCCGCAATAAAAAATGGCGCTACTCTTTTAAACGGGGAAGCCACCCTCCAATATAGTGGAACATGTGTAACAGGAGTAATTGTTGAAGATACACCTATATATTCTGATAAAGTGATAGTTTGTGCTGGCGCGTGGGCAAATGAATTACTAAAGCCACTAGGCGTAGATTTCAAAGTATCCTTCCAAAAAGCTCAAATCGTTCATTTAGAATTGCCAGAAGCGGACACGGACAACTGGCCCGTCGTCATTCCGCCGAATGATCAGTACTTGTTGGCATTTGATGATAAAAGAATTGTCATTGGCGCCACGCATGAAAACAATATGAAGGGTTTCGATACTCGTATAACGGCTGGTGGCTTGCAGGAAGTTTTCAATAAAGCATTAGAAATAGCTCCCGCCTTAGCTAATAGCACGTTTCTAGAAGCAAGAGTAGGTTTTCGCCCGTTCACTCCAGGTTTTCTCCCTGTCATAGGAGCTTTACCCGGCTGGGAAAGAATCTTCGTTGCAAATGGATTGGGTGCATCGGGGCTAACGATGGGGCCTTATATCGGACTACAACTGGCAAAACTTGCTCTTGGACTGGAAATCGATATTCATTTGGAAAATTACGATGTGGCTGGTGCAATCGGGGATTAA
- a CDS encoding DUF4073 domain-containing protein, with amino-acid sequence MKKVVSGLTASAILFGGLLPVVDSVQAEDKFSEKKATMTFDVISDIQGDLKDFAHVLQDISKDNPKSEALIVNGDITPRGYDFEYQAVQDVLDQNPHPKQVWYSIGNHEFYVPKWKNPQTLAQSTWPNGTTEEELFDNFYQFSGEEKVYHKKEIKGYPFLFLGTEKYMKYHDPKLWDEVFMSDEQLDWLKENLEHYQKQDKDKPIFIFSHHVLPDSVSGSRQNPYLNDYLNVDKLLDILKDYPQVVFFTSHTHWDLNLPDWAGKKKVDGGDKRGFTVVNTGGIETGWMSAGPNGGEKVTPDGGTFKQGLRLGVYGDDVVIQAYDYKHDKVIKELGIHKGKIEQLPPNVLADDEKNELVGATRYMEYSVAGQDNWQDFDPENPPIFTGNQVVFVRHKGEMNLEDGLPKKVTFKE; translated from the coding sequence ATGAAAAAGGTCGTATCCGGCTTGACAGCTTCTGCTATCCTTTTTGGTGGTTTGCTCCCAGTTGTCGATTCTGTTCAGGCTGAGGACAAGTTTTCTGAAAAAAAGGCTACGATGACGTTCGATGTAATTAGTGACATTCAAGGAGACCTGAAAGACTTTGCTCACGTTCTGCAAGACATCAGCAAGGACAATCCAAAGTCCGAAGCGCTGATCGTCAACGGTGACATTACACCCCGCGGTTACGATTTTGAATATCAGGCCGTACAAGATGTACTGGATCAAAATCCGCATCCCAAACAGGTCTGGTACAGCATCGGAAACCATGAGTTTTATGTGCCGAAGTGGAAAAATCCCCAAACGCTCGCCCAAAGCACGTGGCCCAATGGCACAACGGAAGAGGAGCTGTTTGATAACTTCTACCAATTCAGCGGCGAAGAGAAAGTCTATCATAAAAAAGAAATCAAAGGATATCCTTTTCTATTCCTTGGCACGGAGAAATACATGAAATACCACGATCCAAAATTGTGGGATGAAGTATTTATGAGCGATGAACAGCTGGACTGGTTAAAAGAAAACCTGGAACACTACCAGAAACAGGACAAGGACAAACCGATCTTTATCTTCTCCCATCACGTGCTCCCGGATAGCGTCTCCGGTTCCAGACAAAATCCTTATCTGAACGATTACCTGAATGTGGACAAGCTCCTCGATATCCTCAAAGACTATCCACAAGTGGTTTTCTTCACCAGTCACACTCACTGGGACCTGAACTTGCCAGACTGGGCAGGCAAAAAGAAAGTAGACGGCGGAGACAAGCGCGGATTTACCGTGGTGAACACGGGTGGCATTGAAACAGGGTGGATGTCGGCCGGTCCAAACGGCGGCGAAAAGGTGACCCCGGATGGCGGGACTTTCAAACAAGGTCTGCGCTTGGGCGTGTACGGTGACGATGTCGTCATCCAGGCGTATGACTACAAGCATGACAAAGTAATCAAGGAGCTTGGCATCCACAAGGGGAAAATTGAGCAGTTGCCGCCGAATGTCTTGGCTGACGATGAGAAAAACGAACTTGTCGGGGCGACTCGATACATGGAGTACAGCGTAGCAGGGCAGGACAACTGGCAGGATTTCGATCCGGAAAATCCGCCTATTTTTACAGGAAACCAGGTCGTGTTTGTCCGGCATAAAGGGGAAATGAACCTGGAAGACGGATTACCAAAAAAAGTCACATTCAAAGAGTAA
- a CDS encoding glutathione ABC transporter substrate-binding protein, with the protein MAQTKQQLLRMLLAISVAWTTALIGCSPSPKERAEHKNISEAPKDGGTLIIARLSDADNLDPQFSSTLNAASVVHQKVYEGLVTRDKNMEFRPLLATEWKQINDVVWEFKLRQGITFHDGTPFTSAAVKKTFDRILDPKTASPRATVFGKVKEVKTVDDYTVQMILTEPFAPLLSILASHEGSIFSPKAIDQYGKDLSKHPVGTGPFSFQSWKPGQEITLVKNKNYWGDKPKIDQVVFRVVPEDTTRIAMVETGEAHIAEPLPVTAIEQIESSDKMSVYRSEALGTEYIGFNVKKKPFDDVRVRRAISHAIETDAIIKGVYNNVGTKANSPLSPKVFGYSPEVKTYPYDLNKARELLSEAGYPNGFRTTIWTYDRKDRVNVAEVVQSQLKGIGIDVEVKVMEYGAFVDAIEVKKEHDMFISGWGNATGDADYNQYNLFHTNSAGRGNSFNYTNPELDTLIEAGRREQDPAKRKEIYAKAQEIEVRDALLIPIRNLEHVTAISKNVQDFWISPSGYLMINEVKIH; encoded by the coding sequence ATGGCGCAAACCAAACAGCAGTTGCTTCGGATGTTACTCGCTATATCTGTCGCATGGACAACAGCTCTCATCGGTTGCTCTCCCAGCCCGAAAGAGAGAGCCGAACACAAAAATATCTCAGAAGCCCCCAAGGATGGCGGGACATTGATTATCGCTCGCTTGTCAGACGCAGACAATCTGGACCCCCAATTCAGTTCTACACTCAATGCCGCAAGCGTGGTTCACCAAAAGGTTTATGAAGGACTTGTGACACGCGACAAAAACATGGAGTTTCGACCGTTGCTCGCCACGGAGTGGAAACAGATCAACGATGTTGTCTGGGAGTTCAAGCTTCGTCAAGGGATTACATTTCATGACGGGACACCCTTCACCTCAGCAGCAGTCAAAAAGACCTTTGATCGCATTTTGGATCCGAAAACAGCCTCGCCCCGGGCTACCGTATTCGGAAAGGTAAAAGAAGTAAAAACCGTGGATGACTATACGGTCCAAATGATCCTCACCGAGCCGTTTGCTCCCCTTCTTTCCATCCTGGCCAGCCATGAAGGGAGCATTTTCAGCCCGAAAGCGATTGACCAGTATGGCAAGGATTTATCGAAGCATCCTGTCGGGACAGGACCATTTTCGTTTCAGTCATGGAAGCCCGGCCAGGAAATTACGCTTGTGAAAAATAAGAACTACTGGGGTGATAAGCCCAAAATCGATCAAGTAGTCTTTAGAGTTGTGCCTGAGGATACCACGCGGATTGCGATGGTTGAAACGGGAGAGGCGCACATCGCTGAGCCGCTTCCCGTAACCGCGATTGAGCAAATCGAATCATCGGACAAGATGAGCGTCTATCGAAGCGAGGCGCTTGGTACAGAATATATCGGGTTTAACGTGAAGAAGAAGCCGTTTGATGATGTTCGCGTCCGTCGGGCCATCAGTCACGCGATCGAAACCGATGCCATTATTAAAGGCGTCTACAATAATGTGGGTACGAAAGCAAACTCTCCTCTGAGCCCCAAGGTGTTTGGGTACAGCCCTGAGGTGAAAACGTACCCATACGATCTGAACAAAGCACGAGAATTGCTCTCAGAAGCCGGCTATCCCAATGGATTTCGAACAACAATCTGGACCTATGACCGGAAAGACCGAGTAAATGTAGCGGAAGTCGTGCAATCTCAATTGAAGGGAATCGGAATTGACGTTGAAGTAAAAGTGATGGAATACGGAGCCTTTGTCGATGCGATCGAAGTCAAAAAAGAGCACGACATGTTTATCAGCGGTTGGGGGAACGCAACGGGAGATGCCGACTATAATCAGTACAATCTGTTTCACACGAACTCAGCCGGACGAGGAAACAGCTTCAATTACACCAACCCGGAATTGGATACCCTGATCGAAGCGGGCCGAAGGGAACAAGACCCCGCCAAGCGCAAAGAAATTTACGCCAAAGCTCAAGAGATTGAAGTAAGAGACGCGTTGCTGATTCCTATTCGCAATTTAGAACATGTTACGGCCATAAGCAAAAATGTTCAAGATTTTTGGATCAGCCCCTCTGGATATCTGATGATAAACGAGGTCAAGATTCATTAA
- a CDS encoding glutathione ABC transporter substrate-binding protein: MKKKTFLSTLFALSIVVAASLSGCSTGQEANISNTNKQTTTATPNEQGTLVIARQADAKKLDPHFLTDFESQNVIFQKVYETLVQQDKDMNIQPLLATEWKQLNDTTWEFKLQQGIHFHDGTPFNAQAVQRTFQRVLDPQVGAPQASDFEMIKEVKVIDEYTFQFILKYPFSPLFSILASNEASILSPKAIEQYGKDLAKHPVGTGPFVFQSWTPGQEVVLLRNDNYWGKKAKVGKVVFKVVPEDATRIAMVETGEAHIAEPLQVTELERVKSSPSMNLYRSDLLEVAYIGFNLKKKPLDDVRVRQAISYAIDKESLIKGVYNDVGKLVHTPMSSKVLGFTPDIKGYPYDLNKAKTLLDEAGYANGFKTTILTIDLKDRINVAEVIQSQLKGIGIDVEIVTMESGAYFDAVMAGKQDMFLGGWGNVTGDGDYNQFNLFHSSSQGFSNRWFYSNPEVDKLIEQGRRETDIEKRKQIYAMAQEIEIKDAVLIPYRNPEILAAVSKNVKGFWINPVSMHMLHDVSIE, from the coding sequence GTGAAGAAAAAAACGTTCCTCAGTACGCTATTTGCGCTCAGTATCGTTGTGGCAGCCTCATTGTCCGGATGTTCAACCGGGCAAGAAGCAAATATATCGAATACGAACAAACAAACAACTACTGCGACACCCAATGAACAAGGTACACTGGTCATTGCTCGGCAAGCTGACGCAAAAAAACTTGACCCTCATTTTCTCACCGATTTTGAATCTCAAAATGTCATTTTCCAGAAAGTCTATGAAACTCTCGTACAACAGGACAAAGACATGAATATTCAACCACTCCTCGCTACCGAGTGGAAACAGCTCAATGATACGACCTGGGAATTCAAGCTGCAGCAAGGCATCCATTTCCACGACGGCACCCCGTTTAACGCACAGGCAGTTCAAAGGACCTTTCAGCGAGTGTTGGACCCCCAGGTTGGGGCTCCGCAAGCATCTGACTTTGAGATGATAAAAGAAGTGAAAGTGATTGACGAATATACCTTCCAATTTATTCTGAAATATCCGTTTTCTCCGCTTTTCTCCATTCTAGCGAGCAACGAAGCCAGTATCCTTAGCCCAAAAGCGATTGAACAATACGGCAAAGATCTTGCGAAGCATCCCGTAGGAACAGGTCCATTTGTCTTCCAGTCCTGGACACCTGGACAAGAGGTCGTCTTGTTGAGGAATGACAATTACTGGGGCAAAAAGGCGAAAGTGGGGAAAGTCGTATTTAAGGTTGTACCTGAGGATGCGACGCGCATCGCAATGGTGGAGACGGGAGAAGCGCATATTGCAGAACCGTTGCAGGTTACAGAGCTGGAACGCGTCAAGTCCTCCCCATCCATGAACCTCTACAGAAGCGATTTGCTTGAGGTCGCATACATCGGGTTTAACTTGAAAAAGAAGCCGCTCGATGATGTGCGTGTACGACAGGCGATCAGTTACGCCATCGATAAAGAATCACTGATCAAGGGGGTGTACAACGATGTCGGTAAACTCGTGCACACGCCTATGTCCTCAAAGGTGCTGGGATTCACCCCAGATATTAAAGGATATCCGTATGACTTAAACAAGGCCAAGACGCTGCTGGATGAAGCAGGGTACGCCAACGGATTCAAAACGACCATATTGACTATCGATCTTAAAGACCGTATTAATGTAGCAGAGGTCATACAATCACAATTAAAAGGCATAGGGATTGATGTCGAGATTGTCACAATGGAAAGCGGCGCCTATTTTGATGCAGTCATGGCCGGAAAGCAGGACATGTTCCTCGGAGGCTGGGGAAACGTTACGGGCGACGGCGATTACAACCAATTCAACTTGTTCCATAGCAGTTCTCAAGGCTTTAGTAACCGTTGGTTCTACTCGAATCCTGAGGTTGACAAACTAATTGAACAGGGGCGCCGAGAAACAGACATTGAAAAGCGCAAGCAAATCTATGCAATGGCGCAAGAAATTGAAATAAAAGATGCAGTCTTGATTCCTTACCGCAATCCAGAGATTCTGGCCGCTGTCAGCAAAAACGTGAAAGGTTTTTGGATTAACCCGGTCAGTATGCATATGCTGCATGACGTCAGCATTGAATAG
- a CDS encoding carboxypeptidase-like regulatory domain-containing protein, giving the protein MIKFRKQLTSLSLLVASCLAFIGVADAFSETQSAVVSKPTHAAQPKKPAPAPAPKPLPSAGKVEPYVVKGYLRNAQGKPIPGVTIHADNQLFSDSNLGAVTDQNGFYRIQLPHLPTTWIMSTSFTLPYNGKEQRFYLRSDVDQPFAGSSGAIRDFTLKGVVGHIEIHPDFWSFDDGLPQFEMNDLEITLTPVGPLFDGSSGKTITTRATALPTGGHGVDKIPLGRYKISALWKPEGHSPMPMLIKITGNGNFAQSVEFDFYNPLGSPSIFVNQFDTKLDSQNGK; this is encoded by the coding sequence ATGATCAAATTTAGGAAACAATTGACGAGCTTATCCCTTTTGGTGGCAAGTTGTCTTGCGTTCATCGGAGTCGCGGATGCCTTTAGCGAAACGCAGTCTGCCGTCGTTTCAAAGCCTACTCATGCTGCGCAACCGAAAAAACCAGCACCTGCACCTGCTCCGAAGCCCCTCCCCTCTGCCGGGAAAGTAGAGCCCTACGTTGTGAAAGGCTATTTACGTAACGCGCAGGGAAAGCCAATTCCAGGAGTTACGATCCATGCAGATAACCAATTGTTCTCAGACAGCAACTTAGGAGCGGTGACCGATCAGAATGGATTTTATCGGATCCAATTGCCTCACCTTCCAACGACCTGGATTATGTCTACAAGTTTCACTCTCCCCTATAACGGCAAGGAGCAACGGTTTTATTTAAGGTCTGACGTCGATCAACCATTCGCCGGAAGTTCAGGGGCTATTCGCGATTTCACCTTGAAGGGTGTCGTAGGACATATCGAAATCCACCCCGATTTTTGGTCGTTTGACGATGGCTTGCCGCAATTTGAGATGAACGACTTAGAAATTACACTCACACCTGTCGGGCCATTGTTTGACGGAAGCTCCGGCAAAACGATCACAACACGTGCAACGGCACTCCCAACAGGTGGCCACGGAGTAGATAAAATCCCGCTCGGCCGGTACAAAATATCCGCTCTCTGGAAGCCGGAGGGCCACTCTCCCATGCCTATGCTGATTAAAATTACAGGCAATGGCAATTTTGCACAGTCGGTCGAATTCGATTTCTATAATCCATTGGGTTCACCGTCAATCTTTGTAAACCAGTTTGATACCAAGTTAGACAGTCAAAACGGAAAATAG
- a CDS encoding LysR family transcriptional regulator: protein MELNDLKIFQMVATLGSVSKAASELSYVQSNVTARIKLLEKELGTPLFYRNKRGMTLNTEGRRLLEFSREILLKMDDMYRYFHQSSVPSGVLAIGMVETINALPALLSSYCGQYPHVDLSLKAGVTEHLLQEVLDVDLDGAFVTGPINHPLIEQVHVFHEELVLVTKSSSFTVNDMTGKSLLLYKKGCGYRERLESWMKLEGLVPSKVMEFGTFDTIIGGVAAGIGISILPKSSVSSLAESGTIHLHRVPEPYQEVSTVFIRRKDAVITSTMQSFLDEISQQKIITCEN, encoded by the coding sequence GTGGAGCTGAACGATTTGAAGATTTTCCAAATGGTGGCCACATTAGGCAGCGTGAGCAAGGCAGCATCCGAGCTGAGCTACGTTCAATCCAATGTTACGGCCAGGATCAAGCTGCTGGAAAAAGAGCTGGGGACTCCCTTGTTTTATCGAAATAAGCGAGGAATGACACTGAATACAGAAGGGAGGAGACTGCTGGAATTCTCACGGGAAATCCTGTTGAAAATGGATGACATGTATCGTTATTTCCATCAATCGTCCGTGCCTTCTGGGGTCCTTGCAATCGGGATGGTGGAAACGATCAATGCGCTTCCCGCCCTCTTATCCTCTTACTGCGGTCAGTATCCGCATGTGGATTTATCTCTTAAGGCAGGAGTAACAGAGCATTTGCTTCAGGAGGTTCTGGATGTGGATCTGGACGGAGCGTTCGTCACAGGCCCGATCAACCATCCGCTGATTGAACAGGTGCACGTTTTCCACGAAGAGCTTGTGCTCGTCACCAAAAGCAGCTCCTTCACAGTCAATGACATGACGGGAAAATCGTTGCTCTTGTATAAAAAAGGCTGTGGGTATCGCGAGAGGCTGGAGAGTTGGATGAAGCTGGAGGGATTGGTTCCGAGTAAGGTGATGGAGTTCGGAACGTTTGACACGATCATCGGCGGAGTCGCTGCAGGAATCGGGATCAGCATTTTGCCGAAATCATCCGTGAGCAGCCTGGCTGAAAGCGGGACGATTCATCTTCATCGGGTACCGGAACCTTATCAGGAAGTGTCTACGGTTTTCATACGCAGAAAGGACGCCGTCATCACGAGCACGATGCAGTCGTTCCTGGACGAGATCAGCCAGCAAAAGATCATTACCTGCGAGAACTAA
- a CDS encoding DMT family transporter produces MKNKQIIIGSILCMIASMSWGAMFPVAHIALQQIDPFYFSFLRYFFVTVILCGLLWVKEGFSAFRLEGRGRALVFFGTMAFTVYNMGVFLGQHLMGEAGTIAASIMEVLMPMISILLLSVTTKKMPPSYALTSIAIALAGALLVITNGSLAFFAKASEQLFPLLLIFAGVIGWVIYSIGGGRFSSWSTLRYSTLTCLLGTAVSFVVVAIASLFQWIPVPTWESVVSIKYEMAFMVLLPGLAALLSWNAGIKALTPLNGILYINLVPITTFILMSFQGYEISMFEFYGTLLVIFALIRNNHFQRKQLGYARNRKKEHSIPVTRLLE; encoded by the coding sequence ATGAAAAACAAACAAATCATCATAGGATCAATCTTATGCATGATCGCAAGCATGTCGTGGGGAGCGATGTTTCCAGTTGCCCACATCGCTCTGCAGCAGATTGATCCTTTCTACTTCTCGTTTCTTCGCTATTTCTTCGTTACGGTCATTTTGTGTGGCCTGCTTTGGGTAAAGGAGGGCTTTTCTGCCTTTCGCTTGGAGGGACGCGGGAGGGCTTTGGTGTTCTTTGGAACGATGGCATTTACAGTCTACAACATGGGGGTCTTCCTGGGACAGCATCTCATGGGCGAGGCAGGCACCATCGCCGCATCCATCATGGAAGTACTCATGCCGATGATCTCCATCCTCCTGTTGTCCGTCACCACGAAAAAAATGCCCCCCTCCTATGCGCTAACCAGCATCGCCATCGCCTTGGCTGGCGCATTGCTTGTGATTACGAATGGGAGCCTGGCCTTCTTCGCCAAGGCGAGCGAGCAGCTTTTCCCGTTGCTGCTGATTTTTGCCGGTGTGATAGGGTGGGTCATATACTCCATCGGCGGAGGGCGTTTTAGTAGTTGGTCAACTCTGCGTTATTCGACGTTGACATGTTTATTGGGAACTGCAGTTTCTTTCGTGGTGGTTGCGATCGCGTCCCTTTTTCAGTGGATTCCCGTCCCTACGTGGGAAAGCGTGGTTTCCATCAAGTATGAAATGGCTTTCATGGTCCTATTGCCTGGACTCGCCGCCCTTTTGAGCTGGAATGCTGGCATCAAAGCGCTGACTCCGTTAAACGGCATTTTATATATCAACCTGGTCCCGATCACTACCTTTATCCTGATGTCTTTTCAGGGCTACGAGATCAGCATGTTTGAGTTTTACGGTACCTTGCTCGTCATTTTTGCTCTGATCCGAAACAATCATTTTCAGAGAAAACAGCTTGGCTACGCGAGAAACAGGAAGAAGGAACATTCCATCCCTGTGACGCGCCTCCTTGAGTAG
- a CDS encoding NADPH-dependent F420 reductase, which translates to MGRKTTFACTTNCWTGRRKRFDSSGVRASKNSCRGDARMNIAIIGSGHIGGTLGKAWAAKGHPVTFGSRDPQSERMRELLESIGPNAATASVKEAVAISEVVVLAVPGTEIERVLEEAGDLRRKIVVNATILFDGRSADEEVRRLANGARVVRAFHTSTWEALANPRFGVANATLFMSSDNEEAKQTVLLLGAEAGFDMVDTGGAEAMAEIEKALFSFWTVLSPRFGRDYAIRVLRREEAQPS; encoded by the coding sequence ATCGGACGAAAAACAACATTCGCCTGTACAACGAACTGTTGGACGGGACGCCGTAAACGTTTCGATAGTTCCGGCGTTCGCGCCTCCAAGAACTCTTGCAGAGGAGATGCCCGCATGAACATTGCAATAATCGGTTCGGGACACATCGGCGGTACGTTGGGGAAAGCATGGGCGGCGAAAGGTCACCCGGTGACGTTCGGTTCGCGGGATCCGCAAAGCGAACGGATGCGTGAGCTGCTCGAGTCGATCGGCCCGAACGCCGCGACGGCGTCCGTCAAGGAAGCGGTCGCAATCAGCGAAGTCGTCGTATTGGCCGTTCCCGGCACGGAAATCGAGCGAGTGCTGGAGGAGGCGGGAGACCTGCGGCGGAAAATCGTCGTCAATGCGACGATTTTGTTCGATGGGCGGTCGGCGGACGAGGAAGTGCGGAGGCTCGCAAACGGCGCACGCGTCGTGCGGGCGTTCCATACGTCGACGTGGGAGGCGCTCGCGAACCCGCGGTTCGGCGTGGCGAACGCCACGCTCTTCATGAGCAGCGACAACGAAGAAGCCAAGCAAACCGTTCTCCTGCTGGGCGCAGAAGCCGGATTCGACATGGTGGATACGGGTGGGGCGGAAGCGATGGCCGAGATCGAGAAGGCGCTCTTTTCGTTCTGGACTGTGCTCTCGCCGCGGTTCGGCCGCGACTACGCGATCCGGGTGCTGCGAAGGGAAGAAGCGCAGCCGTCTTAA
- a CDS encoding MerR family transcriptional regulator has translation MYTIGQVVEMTGFGHDTLRYYEKIGLLKPQRKWPGGARVFSDDDLRLLSGLKCLKRLGLSLEEIKMFTSTKRCVTELSSMQDGDEAVLRDRIVLLTDNLVRMETQRRELDELIDRTKNNIRLYNELLDGTP, from the coding sequence TTGTACACGATCGGTCAAGTCGTAGAGATGACGGGGTTCGGACATGATACGCTCAGGTATTACGAGAAAATCGGACTGCTCAAGCCGCAGCGCAAATGGCCAGGCGGCGCGCGCGTGTTTAGCGACGACGATCTCCGATTGCTGTCCGGACTGAAATGTTTGAAACGGCTGGGATTGTCTTTGGAAGAAATCAAGATGTTCACGAGCACGAAACGCTGCGTGACCGAACTCTCGTCGATGCAAGATGGAGACGAAGCCGTTCTCCGGGATCGAATCGTCCTGCTGACGGACAACTTGGTCCGGATGGAGACGCAGCGCCGCGAACTCGACGAGCTGATCGATCGGACGAAAAACAACATTCGCCTGTACAACGAACTGTTGGACGGGACGCCGTAA